A single Eleginops maclovinus isolate JMC-PN-2008 ecotype Puerto Natales chromosome 5, JC_Emac_rtc_rv5, whole genome shotgun sequence DNA region contains:
- the fam193a gene encoding protein FAM193A isoform X2, whose amino-acid sequence MSPTDAKRGAKRRKNKRGGGSSCSAVCNTSSGKAGVASALGCAGTSTPASVVSFLTPGTTGSGNIGSITGINGEVKVNSSVTPQFTEGPVNADFSGVLQTPFTFGLNQRAPYTAGDRCLLCRCERKDSVVPSEAGILGQNGTAQPNKTPSALQLPLWVCSDCRRTVEKEDRHTALEQSLGSQDFLLHMPVGNGSLGQEAATGDRLTTAVPTLPMLPAPDLTAPMPADTVCSCEACNERREISAESERESQQLQNHWSEVRYLVRCIYRQTGTPLADDHDQPLERDKEGMKELVDRLCEKDPYQLYQRLEQQAREYVLEMKVRLLKHLSSGPKTTGPAGNVAAALGPLQAYQFISLLMEEYHALCQAARTISSFLLTLENEHLQKFQVTWELHNKHLFENLVFSEPILHSSLPALVAQLKHGTASHDSYNEDMYRTLLESYHRLQQEMASVATDWQECEKRIDDYVDEQLLFKVEGQSLTNQRTEPHKSLISKNTLKTKQRMLKEDWEFFKQRRFIEEQLPNSKKSPTGENNFTDTMRMLSSRLSIPDCPNCNYRRRCTCDDCSLSHILTCGIMDSPIAEDLHIKLPLQGEPPRDYLAEVHPPSLSSGSSVSGSNSSSPITIQQHPRLMLPEGDTNTFISDDDEVPPLSNKFTDIYPMSGYEDNSVVTAAVNGLHNDLNGECENVELKAGSPRMTSSSSSSEGDEEEVDGEVGGEPRGQQEELSSGQTNSPPPSYSHQQVEQVQHACECHVCNQDPSSSTLGPASCLPPSRLHSAPPPTVGHQFFTDSKTPPAHPALHLYPHIHGHMPLHNFSRPLLHPTLYPPSPPLTHKPLPPNPTSNHSAAKQPAFSPSLPDHVYQNCFGGAAGAGDWNSSLQCLSLKFENLWDAAVMKSWNPSVLLPESLPGDMLGPPLADVPLPPTSSIGPQGEQLSLPTPLPPSCSASSSLSSSSSSSSSSSCSSSEAKQQKKSGAKKKCLYNFQDAFMEPNRVVMATSASTSSVSCTATTVQSNDVFHNLGKEDHRQPAPAPPRSCPAGLTSLPPLSGPTLPPAPTTHLPTMGSQPFPKMAAPAPDFMEAHQGLCLPPAEPPTSSADGPVSAPPSVCSDPDCEGHRCEGNGAYEHQPYDGEESQDEDSCSEHSSSTSTSTNQKEGKYCDCCYCEFFGHGGPPAAPTSRNYAEMREKLRLRLTKRKEEQPKREEQQPVIERDSGVEDHRRVEDLLQFINSADNKPASSSKAAKRARHKQKKMEEKARLEAEAREREELQMLEEQQRRQRQEEEEAALQKELLRLQELQHHRAAKKKKKEKAKENTAPPQNNPQPLKQTAQNVLDNLQNGKSQSLLQSLIRLPDQKEPRFEPVPRPNTQHSPKHTSERGTNIPNCQALLHIGTPSSQLEVNGKVKARQMAKVATCEPAVKKAPELPKCSEVAAKLANGTAPTPTTTTDTKATRIRPAEALAPLPNTEPRREDRCNIRSNSGKRQQQLQQPLTQIKEDRRSPPVSNPSPSPPPASEQQNGKPPSAESPQPKGKTKKNKKKKGDKTNPSIDDVFLPKDIDLDSTEMDETEREVEYFKRFCLDSARQTRQRLSINWSNFSLKKATFAAH is encoded by the exons ATGAGTCCAACCGATGCTAAACGAGGGGCTAAACGCAGGAAGAACAAGCGGGGCGGTGGCAGTAGTTGCAGTGCTGTCTGCAACACCAGCAGTGGCAAGGCCGGGGTTGCCTCGGCCCTTGGCTGTGCGGGAACATCAACACCTGCCTCGGTGGTCAGCTTTCTAACACCTGGCACCACAGGCAGCGGGAATATTGGCTCCATCACGGGCATAAACGGAGAG GTCAAAGTAAACAGCAGTGTTACACCACAGTTTACAGAAGGACCAGTGAATGCTGACTTCTCCGGGGTCCTTCAG ACCCCATTCACGTTCGGCTTGAACCAGCGGGCTCCATACACGGCCGGCGATCGCTGCCTCTTATGCCGGTGTGAGCGGAAAGACAGTGTGGTGCCTTCAGAGGCGGGGATCCTGGGCCAGAACGGAACGGCTCAGCCCAATAAAACACCTAGTGCCCTCCAGCTGCCTCTGTGGGTGTGCTCCGATTGCAGGCGCACGGTGGAGAAGGAAGACCGGCACACTGCTCTGGAGCAATCGTTGGGG AGCCAGGACTTCCTTTTGCACATGCCTGTGGGTAACGGTAGCCTGGGCCAGGAGGCAGCCACGGGGGACAGACTGACCACTGCTGTGCCTACACTACCCATGCTCCCTGCCCCGGACCTCACCGCACCCATGCCTGCTGATACAGTGTGCAGCTGTGAAGCCTGCAATGAGAGACG GGAGATTTCGGCTGAATCAGAGAGGGAGTCGCAGCAGCTACAGAACCACTGGTCGGAGGTTCGATACTTGGTGCGCTGTATCTACCGTCAGACAGGAACACCGTTAGCAGATGACCATGACCAGCCCCTAGAGAGAGACAAGGAGGGCATGAAGGAGCTGGTGGATAG ACTCTGTGAGAAGGACCCGTACCAGCTGTATCAACGGTTGGAGCAGCAGGCACGTGAATACGTCTTGGAAATGAAGGTGCGGCTACTGAAACACCTATCTTCGGGACCCAAGACTACAGGACCAGCGGGGAACGTGGCTGCAGCCCTGGGTCCTCTTCAGGCCTACCAGTTCATCTCCCTGCTGATGGAGGAGTACCATGCCCTCTGTCAAGCTGCACGCACCATCAGCAGCTTCCTGCTCACCCTG GAAAATGAGCACCTTCAGAAATTCCAAGTGACGTGGGAGCTGCACAACAAGCACCTTTTTGAGAATCTGGTGTTCTCTGAACCCATCTTGCACAGCAGTTTACCGGCACTGGTTGCACAGCTGAA ACATGGCACAGCCTCCCATGACTCATACAATGAAGACATGTACAGGACCTTGTTAGAAAGCTACCATCGGCTGCAGCAGGAGATGGCTTCGGTGGCTACTGATTGGCAGGAGTGTGAGAAGAGGATTGATGACTACGTAGATGAACAG CTGCTATTTAAGGTGGAGGGTCAGAGTCTTACCAACCAAAGAACAGAGCCACACAAGTCCTTGATTAGCAAAAAC ACATTGAAGACTAAGCAGCGAATGCTGAAGGAGGACTGGGAGTTCTTTAAGCAGAGAAGATTTATAGAAGAACAG TTACCTAACAGTAAGAAGTCTCCCACTGGCGAAAACAACTTCACAGACACGATGAGGATGCTCTCATCTCGTCTCAGTATTCCAGACTGCCCCAACTGCAATTACAGAAGAAG GTGCACGTGTGACGACTGTAGTCTCTCTCACATCCTGACCTGTGGCATCATGGACTCTCCTATCGCTGAGGACCTCCACATCAAGCTGCCCCTGCAGGGGGAGCCCCCACGGGACTACCTGGCAGAGGTGCACCCCCCCAGCCTCTCCTCCGGCAGCTCCGTGTCCGGCTCCAACTCCAGCTCTCCCATCACCATCCAGCAGCACCCAAGGCTCATGCTACCTGAAGGGGATACCAACACTTT TatcagtgatgatgatgaagtgCCTCCATTGTCCAATAAGTTCACCGACATCTACCCTATGAGTGGTTATGAGGACAACAGTGTAGTGACCGCTGCTGTGAACGGCCTCCATAATGACCTTAACGGGGAATGTGAAAACGTGGAACTAAAAGCAGGC TCTCCTCGCatgaccagcagcagcagttcttCAGAGGGTGATGAGGAGGAAGTCGATGGCGAGGTCGGTGGAGAGCCCCGAGGGCAGCAGGAGGAACTTTCCTCAGGGCAGACCAACAGTCCTCCACCCTCGTACAGCCACCAACAG GTAGAGCAGGTCCAGCATGCCTGCGAGTGCCACGTGTGCAACCAGGATCCCAGCTCCTCCACCCTGGGCCCCGCTTCATGCCTGCCCCCCAGTCGGCTCCACTCTGCACCTCCTCCCACTGTCGGACACCAGTTCTTCACAGACAGCAAGACCCCCCCTGCCCACCCTGCCCTCCACCTCTACCCCCACATCCACGGCCACATGCCCCTTCACAACTTCTCCCGGCCCCTACTGCACCCGACACTCTACCCCCCTAgtcctcctctcacacacaag CCTCTACCCCCAAACCCTACATCCAACCACTCAGCAGCCAAGCAGCCGGCCTTCAGCCCTTCGTTACCGGATCACGTTTACCAGAACTGCTTTGGCGGTGCAGCTGGAGCAGGCGACTGGAACAGCTCACTGCAGTGCCTCTCGCTCAAGTTTGAGAACCTGTGGGACGCTGCTGTGATGAAGAGCTGGAATCCATCTGTGCTGCTCCCCGAGTCCCTGCCAG GTGACATGCTTGGACCACCCCTCGCTGACGTTCCCCTCCCCCCAACATCTTCTATCGGCCCCCAAGGGGAACAACTCTCGCTGCCCACCCCTCTGCCCCCTTCTTGCTCCGCTTCCTCATCTTTgtcatcctcctcatcgtcaTCCTCGTCGTCGTCATGCTCCTCTTCAGAAGccaaacagcagaagaagagtgGCGCCAAGAAGAAGTGTCTCTACAATTTCCAGGATGCCTTCATGGAGCCCAACAGAGTAGTGATGGCCACTTCCGCATCCACATCCTCCGTGTCCTGCACCGCCACCACTGTCCAGTCAA ATGATGTATTTCACAATCTAGGTAAAGAGGACCATAGGCAACCCGCGCCAGCCCCCCCTAGAAGCTGCCCTGCAGGACTGACATCCCTCCCTCCACTCTCTGGCCCCACCCTGCCCCCAGCCCCCACCACACACCTTCCCACAATGGGCTCCCAGCCCTTTCCAAAGATGGCCGCTCCAGCACCAGACTTCATGGAGGCCCACCAGGGTTTGTGCCTGCCGCCCGCCGAGCCTCCAACCTCCTCAGCAGACGGTCCTGTCAGTGCCCCGCCCAGTGTCTGCAG TGATCCCGACTGTGAAGGCCATCGCTGTGAGGGGAACGGGGCGTATGAGCACCAGCCGTACGACGGGGAGGAGAGTCAGGACGAGGACAGCTGCTCCGAGCAtagctcctccacctccacctccacaaacCAGAAAGAAGGAAAGTACTGTGACTGCTGCTACTGCGAGTTCTTTGGGCACGGCGGG CCCCCAGCTGCTCCTACCAGTCGTAACTATGCAGAGATGCGGGAGAAGCTGCGCTTGCGTCTGACTAAACGTAAGGAGGAGCAGCCCAAGCGTGAAGAGCAGCAACCAGTGATAGAGCGAGATTCAGGAGTGGAGGACCACAGGCGGGTGGAGGACCTATTGCAGTTCATCAATAGTGCCGACAATAAACCTGCCTCCAGTTCGAAGGCAGCGAAACGGGCCAGGCATAAACAGAAGAAG ATGGAAGAGAAGGCTCGTCTGGAGGCAGAGGCCCGCGAAAGGGAGGAGCTGCAGATGTTGGAGGAGCAGCAACGGCGGCAGcggcaggaagaggaagaggcagcGCTTCAAAAGGAACTGCTCCGACTGCAAGAGCTGCAGCACCATCGCGCTgccaagaagaaaaagaaagagaaagcaaaggAAAACACTGCTCCCCCTCAAAACAACCCACAGCCCCTCAAACAGACAGCTCAGAACGTCCTGGATAACCTACAGAACGGAAAGTCACAGTCACTGCTTCAAAGCCTCATCCGCCTCCCTGACCAGAAAGAGCCCAGATTTGAACCCGTACCCCGGCCCAACACGCAGCACAGCCCCAAACACACGAGCGAGAGGGGGACCAACATCCCTAACTGTCAAGCCCTCCTCCACATCGGCACGCCTTCATCTCAACTCGAGGTCAATGGGAAAGTAAAGGCCAGGCAGATGGCTAAAGTGGCCACCTGTGAGCCTGCTGTAAAGAAAGCTCCAGAGCTACCCAAATGCTCAGAGGTGGCAGCAAAGCTAGCTAATGGCaccgcccccacccccaccactACAACAGACACCAAAGCAACGCGGATCAGGCCTGCTGAGGCTCTGGCTCCTCTCCCAAACACTGAACCAAGGAGGGAGGACAGGTGTAATATCAGAAGCAACAGTGGGAAAAGGCAGCAGCAGCTACAACAACCGCTGACCCAAATAAAGGAAGACCGGAGAAGTCCACCTGTGTCCAACCCTTCCCCGTCTCCCCCTCCAGCCTCGGAGCAGCAGAATGGCAAACCTCCCAGTGCAGAGTCCCCCCAGCCCAAAGGCAAGaccaagaagaacaagaagaagaagggggacAAGACGAACCCCTCAATAG atgatGTATTCTTGCCCAAAGACATCGACTTGGATAGCACTGAAATggatgaaacagagagagaggtggaaTATTTCAAAAG gtttTGCTTGGATTCTGCCCGGCAGACCCGCCAACGACTCTCCATCAACTGGTCAAACTTTAGTTTGAAGAAAGCTACATTTGCTGCACACTGA
- the fam193a gene encoding protein FAM193A isoform X1, with translation MSPTDAKRGAKRRKNKRGGGSSCSAVCNTSSGKAGVASALGCAGTSTPASVVSFLTPGTTGSGNIGSITGINGEVKVNSSVTPQFTEGPVNADFSGVLQTPFTFGLNQRAPYTAGDRCLLCRCERKDSVVPSEAGILGQNGTAQPNKTPSALQLPLWVCSDCRRTVEKEDRHTALEQSLGSQDFLLHMPVGNGSLGQEAATGDRLTTAVPTLPMLPAPDLTAPMPADTVCSCEACNERREISAESERESQQLQNHWSEVRYLVRCIYRQTGTPLADDHDQPLERDKEGMKELVDRLCEKDPYQLYQRLEQQAREYVLEMKVRLLKHLSSGPKTTGPAGNVAAALGPLQAYQFISLLMEEYHALCQAARTISSFLLTLENEHLQKFQVTWELHNKHLFENLVFSEPILHSSLPALVAQLKHGTASHDSYNEDMYRTLLESYHRLQQEMASVATDWQECEKRIDDYVDEQLLFKVEGQSLTNQRTEPHKSLISKNTLKTKQRMLKEDWEFFKQRRFIEEQLPNSKKSPTGENNFTDTMRMLSSRLSIPDCPNCNYRRRCTCDDCSLSHILTCGIMDSPIAEDLHIKLPLQGEPPRDYLAEVHPPSLSSGSSVSGSNSSSPITIQQHPRLMLPEGDTNTFISDDDEVPPLSNKFTDIYPMSGYEDNSVVTAAVNGLHNDLNGECENVELKAGSPRMTSSSSSSEGDEEEVDGEVGGEPRGQQEELSSGQTNSPPPSYSHQQVEQVQHACECHVCNQDPSSSTLGPASCLPPSRLHSAPPPTVGHQFFTDSKTPPAHPALHLYPHIHGHMPLHNFSRPLLHPTLYPPSPPLTHKPLPPNPTSNHSAAKQPAFSPSLPDHVYQNCFGGAAGAGDWNSSLQCLSLKFENLWDAAVMKSWNPSVLLPESLPGDMLGPPLADVPLPPTSSIGPQGEQLSLPTPLPPSCSASSSLSSSSSSSSSSSCSSSEAKQQKKSGAKKKCLYNFQDAFMEPNRVVMATSASTSSVSCTATTVQSSNNPPIHLASKRPNSLDDVFHNLGKEDHRQPAPAPPRSCPAGLTSLPPLSGPTLPPAPTTHLPTMGSQPFPKMAAPAPDFMEAHQGLCLPPAEPPTSSADGPVSAPPSVCSDPDCEGHRCEGNGAYEHQPYDGEESQDEDSCSEHSSSTSTSTNQKEGKYCDCCYCEFFGHGGPPAAPTSRNYAEMREKLRLRLTKRKEEQPKREEQQPVIERDSGVEDHRRVEDLLQFINSADNKPASSSKAAKRARHKQKKMEEKARLEAEAREREELQMLEEQQRRQRQEEEEAALQKELLRLQELQHHRAAKKKKKEKAKENTAPPQNNPQPLKQTAQNVLDNLQNGKSQSLLQSLIRLPDQKEPRFEPVPRPNTQHSPKHTSERGTNIPNCQALLHIGTPSSQLEVNGKVKARQMAKVATCEPAVKKAPELPKCSEVAAKLANGTAPTPTTTTDTKATRIRPAEALAPLPNTEPRREDRCNIRSNSGKRQQQLQQPLTQIKEDRRSPPVSNPSPSPPPASEQQNGKPPSAESPQPKGKTKKNKKKKGDKTNPSIDDVFLPKDIDLDSTEMDETEREVEYFKRFCLDSARQTRQRLSINWSNFSLKKATFAAH, from the exons ATGAGTCCAACCGATGCTAAACGAGGGGCTAAACGCAGGAAGAACAAGCGGGGCGGTGGCAGTAGTTGCAGTGCTGTCTGCAACACCAGCAGTGGCAAGGCCGGGGTTGCCTCGGCCCTTGGCTGTGCGGGAACATCAACACCTGCCTCGGTGGTCAGCTTTCTAACACCTGGCACCACAGGCAGCGGGAATATTGGCTCCATCACGGGCATAAACGGAGAG GTCAAAGTAAACAGCAGTGTTACACCACAGTTTACAGAAGGACCAGTGAATGCTGACTTCTCCGGGGTCCTTCAG ACCCCATTCACGTTCGGCTTGAACCAGCGGGCTCCATACACGGCCGGCGATCGCTGCCTCTTATGCCGGTGTGAGCGGAAAGACAGTGTGGTGCCTTCAGAGGCGGGGATCCTGGGCCAGAACGGAACGGCTCAGCCCAATAAAACACCTAGTGCCCTCCAGCTGCCTCTGTGGGTGTGCTCCGATTGCAGGCGCACGGTGGAGAAGGAAGACCGGCACACTGCTCTGGAGCAATCGTTGGGG AGCCAGGACTTCCTTTTGCACATGCCTGTGGGTAACGGTAGCCTGGGCCAGGAGGCAGCCACGGGGGACAGACTGACCACTGCTGTGCCTACACTACCCATGCTCCCTGCCCCGGACCTCACCGCACCCATGCCTGCTGATACAGTGTGCAGCTGTGAAGCCTGCAATGAGAGACG GGAGATTTCGGCTGAATCAGAGAGGGAGTCGCAGCAGCTACAGAACCACTGGTCGGAGGTTCGATACTTGGTGCGCTGTATCTACCGTCAGACAGGAACACCGTTAGCAGATGACCATGACCAGCCCCTAGAGAGAGACAAGGAGGGCATGAAGGAGCTGGTGGATAG ACTCTGTGAGAAGGACCCGTACCAGCTGTATCAACGGTTGGAGCAGCAGGCACGTGAATACGTCTTGGAAATGAAGGTGCGGCTACTGAAACACCTATCTTCGGGACCCAAGACTACAGGACCAGCGGGGAACGTGGCTGCAGCCCTGGGTCCTCTTCAGGCCTACCAGTTCATCTCCCTGCTGATGGAGGAGTACCATGCCCTCTGTCAAGCTGCACGCACCATCAGCAGCTTCCTGCTCACCCTG GAAAATGAGCACCTTCAGAAATTCCAAGTGACGTGGGAGCTGCACAACAAGCACCTTTTTGAGAATCTGGTGTTCTCTGAACCCATCTTGCACAGCAGTTTACCGGCACTGGTTGCACAGCTGAA ACATGGCACAGCCTCCCATGACTCATACAATGAAGACATGTACAGGACCTTGTTAGAAAGCTACCATCGGCTGCAGCAGGAGATGGCTTCGGTGGCTACTGATTGGCAGGAGTGTGAGAAGAGGATTGATGACTACGTAGATGAACAG CTGCTATTTAAGGTGGAGGGTCAGAGTCTTACCAACCAAAGAACAGAGCCACACAAGTCCTTGATTAGCAAAAAC ACATTGAAGACTAAGCAGCGAATGCTGAAGGAGGACTGGGAGTTCTTTAAGCAGAGAAGATTTATAGAAGAACAG TTACCTAACAGTAAGAAGTCTCCCACTGGCGAAAACAACTTCACAGACACGATGAGGATGCTCTCATCTCGTCTCAGTATTCCAGACTGCCCCAACTGCAATTACAGAAGAAG GTGCACGTGTGACGACTGTAGTCTCTCTCACATCCTGACCTGTGGCATCATGGACTCTCCTATCGCTGAGGACCTCCACATCAAGCTGCCCCTGCAGGGGGAGCCCCCACGGGACTACCTGGCAGAGGTGCACCCCCCCAGCCTCTCCTCCGGCAGCTCCGTGTCCGGCTCCAACTCCAGCTCTCCCATCACCATCCAGCAGCACCCAAGGCTCATGCTACCTGAAGGGGATACCAACACTTT TatcagtgatgatgatgaagtgCCTCCATTGTCCAATAAGTTCACCGACATCTACCCTATGAGTGGTTATGAGGACAACAGTGTAGTGACCGCTGCTGTGAACGGCCTCCATAATGACCTTAACGGGGAATGTGAAAACGTGGAACTAAAAGCAGGC TCTCCTCGCatgaccagcagcagcagttcttCAGAGGGTGATGAGGAGGAAGTCGATGGCGAGGTCGGTGGAGAGCCCCGAGGGCAGCAGGAGGAACTTTCCTCAGGGCAGACCAACAGTCCTCCACCCTCGTACAGCCACCAACAG GTAGAGCAGGTCCAGCATGCCTGCGAGTGCCACGTGTGCAACCAGGATCCCAGCTCCTCCACCCTGGGCCCCGCTTCATGCCTGCCCCCCAGTCGGCTCCACTCTGCACCTCCTCCCACTGTCGGACACCAGTTCTTCACAGACAGCAAGACCCCCCCTGCCCACCCTGCCCTCCACCTCTACCCCCACATCCACGGCCACATGCCCCTTCACAACTTCTCCCGGCCCCTACTGCACCCGACACTCTACCCCCCTAgtcctcctctcacacacaag CCTCTACCCCCAAACCCTACATCCAACCACTCAGCAGCCAAGCAGCCGGCCTTCAGCCCTTCGTTACCGGATCACGTTTACCAGAACTGCTTTGGCGGTGCAGCTGGAGCAGGCGACTGGAACAGCTCACTGCAGTGCCTCTCGCTCAAGTTTGAGAACCTGTGGGACGCTGCTGTGATGAAGAGCTGGAATCCATCTGTGCTGCTCCCCGAGTCCCTGCCAG GTGACATGCTTGGACCACCCCTCGCTGACGTTCCCCTCCCCCCAACATCTTCTATCGGCCCCCAAGGGGAACAACTCTCGCTGCCCACCCCTCTGCCCCCTTCTTGCTCCGCTTCCTCATCTTTgtcatcctcctcatcgtcaTCCTCGTCGTCGTCATGCTCCTCTTCAGAAGccaaacagcagaagaagagtgGCGCCAAGAAGAAGTGTCTCTACAATTTCCAGGATGCCTTCATGGAGCCCAACAGAGTAGTGATGGCCACTTCCGCATCCACATCCTCCGTGTCCTGCACCGCCACCACTGTCCAGTCAAGTAATAACCCCCCCATCCACCTAGCATCTAAAAGACCCAACTCTTTAG ATGATGTATTTCACAATCTAGGTAAAGAGGACCATAGGCAACCCGCGCCAGCCCCCCCTAGAAGCTGCCCTGCAGGACTGACATCCCTCCCTCCACTCTCTGGCCCCACCCTGCCCCCAGCCCCCACCACACACCTTCCCACAATGGGCTCCCAGCCCTTTCCAAAGATGGCCGCTCCAGCACCAGACTTCATGGAGGCCCACCAGGGTTTGTGCCTGCCGCCCGCCGAGCCTCCAACCTCCTCAGCAGACGGTCCTGTCAGTGCCCCGCCCAGTGTCTGCAG TGATCCCGACTGTGAAGGCCATCGCTGTGAGGGGAACGGGGCGTATGAGCACCAGCCGTACGACGGGGAGGAGAGTCAGGACGAGGACAGCTGCTCCGAGCAtagctcctccacctccacctccacaaacCAGAAAGAAGGAAAGTACTGTGACTGCTGCTACTGCGAGTTCTTTGGGCACGGCGGG CCCCCAGCTGCTCCTACCAGTCGTAACTATGCAGAGATGCGGGAGAAGCTGCGCTTGCGTCTGACTAAACGTAAGGAGGAGCAGCCCAAGCGTGAAGAGCAGCAACCAGTGATAGAGCGAGATTCAGGAGTGGAGGACCACAGGCGGGTGGAGGACCTATTGCAGTTCATCAATAGTGCCGACAATAAACCTGCCTCCAGTTCGAAGGCAGCGAAACGGGCCAGGCATAAACAGAAGAAG ATGGAAGAGAAGGCTCGTCTGGAGGCAGAGGCCCGCGAAAGGGAGGAGCTGCAGATGTTGGAGGAGCAGCAACGGCGGCAGcggcaggaagaggaagaggcagcGCTTCAAAAGGAACTGCTCCGACTGCAAGAGCTGCAGCACCATCGCGCTgccaagaagaaaaagaaagagaaagcaaaggAAAACACTGCTCCCCCTCAAAACAACCCACAGCCCCTCAAACAGACAGCTCAGAACGTCCTGGATAACCTACAGAACGGAAAGTCACAGTCACTGCTTCAAAGCCTCATCCGCCTCCCTGACCAGAAAGAGCCCAGATTTGAACCCGTACCCCGGCCCAACACGCAGCACAGCCCCAAACACACGAGCGAGAGGGGGACCAACATCCCTAACTGTCAAGCCCTCCTCCACATCGGCACGCCTTCATCTCAACTCGAGGTCAATGGGAAAGTAAAGGCCAGGCAGATGGCTAAAGTGGCCACCTGTGAGCCTGCTGTAAAGAAAGCTCCAGAGCTACCCAAATGCTCAGAGGTGGCAGCAAAGCTAGCTAATGGCaccgcccccacccccaccactACAACAGACACCAAAGCAACGCGGATCAGGCCTGCTGAGGCTCTGGCTCCTCTCCCAAACACTGAACCAAGGAGGGAGGACAGGTGTAATATCAGAAGCAACAGTGGGAAAAGGCAGCAGCAGCTACAACAACCGCTGACCCAAATAAAGGAAGACCGGAGAAGTCCACCTGTGTCCAACCCTTCCCCGTCTCCCCCTCCAGCCTCGGAGCAGCAGAATGGCAAACCTCCCAGTGCAGAGTCCCCCCAGCCCAAAGGCAAGaccaagaagaacaagaagaagaagggggacAAGACGAACCCCTCAATAG atgatGTATTCTTGCCCAAAGACATCGACTTGGATAGCACTGAAATggatgaaacagagagagaggtggaaTATTTCAAAAG gtttTGCTTGGATTCTGCCCGGCAGACCCGCCAACGACTCTCCATCAACTGGTCAAACTTTAGTTTGAAGAAAGCTACATTTGCTGCACACTGA